CCGACAGGAAGAGGGCGAGACCGTCGCGTACTACGCCCATCCCTGAACACGCGTCCGTTTCCAGCCGGGCGACCGTGTTCGGTCGAAGATTTAAGTAGACTCCTGTCGTGGGCTTCGATAGCGATGGCCATAGACCCTGAATTCGAACAGAACCGCGAGACGGTGGACGAACACGAGGGCCACGACGTTTGGGGTCCCGTCGAGGAACCCGAGCAGTTGGGGATTCATGGGACCCACGTCGCGGTGGATTTCGACATCTGCATCGCCGACGGCGCGTGCCTGGAGGACTGCCCGGTGGACGTCTTCGAGTGGGTCGATTCGCCCGACCACCCCGAAAGCGAGATCAAGGCCGACCCGACCCACGAGGCCCAGTGTATCGACTGCATGCTCTGTGTCGACGTCTGTCCGGTGGACGCCATCGACGTCGATGCGGGTCGGGCGGGCCGAACGTAGCCCGATACCGGCAAAAATACACGGAAGACCAATACAATAATAGTCGGCGCGAGCCTATGCCAGAGAGAGCCACACAGGTGACCCACTACCAATGCATTCAGTCGTTCTGACCAAAGGCGTACCCGATTTCCGCGAGGGACAGGTAGCGTTCGACGAGGACGGTCATCTCGAACGGGGCAACACCCCGACGGTGATGAACCCGAACGACAAACACGCGCTGCGGACGGCGCTCCAGACGAAGGTCCGTCACGGAGGCCAGTTGAGCGTGATGAGCATGGGACCACCGGGCTACGGTGACGTGCTCGGCGAGGCGATGGAATCGGTCTACGCCGACGACCTCTATCTCCTCTCGGACCGCGAACTCGCGGCCTCGGACACGTGGGCGACGGCCATCACGCTCGCCACGGGATTGCAGAAACTCGACGAAACCCCCGATCTCGTCTTTGCGGGCTTCAAGACCGCCGACGGCGAGACCGGCCACACGGGTCCGCAGGCGTGCTGGTGTCTCGA
This window of the Halococcus sediminicola genome carries:
- a CDS encoding 4Fe-4S dicluster domain-containing protein translates to MAIDPEFEQNRETVDEHEGHDVWGPVEEPEQLGIHGTHVAVDFDICIADGACLEDCPVDVFEWVDSPDHPESEIKADPTHEAQCIDCMLCVDVCPVDAIDVDAGRAGRT